From Anopheles funestus chromosome 3RL, idAnoFuneDA-416_04, whole genome shotgun sequence, a single genomic window includes:
- the LOC125766936 gene encoding uncharacterized protein LOC125766936, translating into MKSISLPVLIFLLTGATVVFSIKQYRNPYEGMCISVYLVLGCYNFISNKSLLMFAAVQGCLQYDNAPDYNETLEYAATDNFRHVGRTETSKYIRVGMVGLTDGAIRYGNVPYPYEESVIEIYLSGSTDQKSEINRQIRSGTADYINSQIKAQSTPNIMSKTHPLMFRLEVFDNGNVKLTKDGQKKPFLEYMDNYKLQLDYIGFPKWNHEVFYYYDCPLNTDSNSIDDTVLLKCNLA; encoded by the exons ATGAAATCTATCTCCTTGCCTGTACTTATCTTCCTGCTAACTGGTGCAACGGTTGTCTTCAGCATCAAGCAATATCGTAATCCTTACGAAGGTATGTGTATATCTGTGTATCTTGTTTTGGGTTGCTATAATTTCATTTCTAACAAATCTTTGTTGATGTTTGCAGCGGTTCAAGGATGCCTACAGTATGACAACGCTCCCGACTATAATGAAACTTTGGAATATGCTGCGACGGACAACTTTAGACACGTTGGACGTACAGAAACCTCAAAGTATATTCGAGTGGGGATGGTTGGACTCACCGATGGCGCAATACGCTACGGAAATGTTCCTTATCCCTATGAAGAGAGTGTCATCGAAATTT ATCTTTCCGGATCAACAGACCAAAAGTCGGAGATAAATCGTCAAATACGTTCCGGCACCGCTGACTACATAAATTCTCAAATAAAGGCCCAGTCGACTCCAAACATCATGTCCAAAACACACCCATTGATGTTCCGTTTAGAG GTATTTGATAATGGTAACGTTAAGTTGACGAAAGATGGCCAGAAGAAACCGTTCCTGGAGTACATGGATAACTACAAGTTACAATTGGATTACATAGGGTTTCCTAAGTGGAATCATGAGGTTTTCTATTACTATGACTGTCCATTAAATACTGATTCGAATAGCATTGACGACACGGTACTGCTTAAGTGTAATTTGGCTTAG
- the LOC125767902 gene encoding chymotrypsinogen B-like, with the protein MVGFWYSRSLLLFASVILLSQSSAPRCGQVQKMKQGLISGGTTSAPGMWPWHVALFHQEPSFTESYKCGGTIINTVTILTAFHCVAVDERPIPADRIIIRAGLFDLLMDSSTRQENKAFNIIFPPKASAKTLNNDIAILKMKFQFSYGDYVQPICIRSALQDIEKLEGVFGTIVGWGYTNQTTRSAQLLEAYIPVVSAKDCLKSDRTFYQQVLKTKVYCAGSRNGTSSCKGDSGGGMFFQIGGYWFLRGLTSFFKRDETSLVCTSKEYIVYTDVARYLDWIRDQDVEFYDPLENAPIANDVPANYSNMLLPLSIDPEKEEFLLQHTSNVSTPIIEPVPSDDNPTLLRLTVDPKTKKFLQQHKGKLLLRVKLNGRKAESLFQ; encoded by the exons atggttggtttttggtacaGTAGATCCTTGCTACTATTTGCATCCGTCATCTTGTTGTCACAATCTTCTGCTCCACGATGTGGCCAGGTGCAGAAGATGAAACAGGGACTCATCTCTGGCGGTACTACATCTGCACCGGGCATGTGGCCATGGCATGTGGCACTGTTTCATCAGGAACCCTCCTTTACAGAGTCGTACAAATGTGGCGGCACGATCATAAACACCGTCACTATTCTTACTG CATTTCACTGTGTGGCGGTAGATGAACGACCGATCCCGGCGGATCGAATCATAATCCGGGCGGGATTGTTTGATCTGTTGATGGATAGCTCTACCAGGCAGGAAAATAAAGCGTTTAACATTATCTTTCCACCGAAAGCAAGTGCAAAAACGTTAAATAACGACATAGCGATACTGAAGATGAAATTCCAGTTTAGCTACGGCGACTACGTACAGCCCATTTGCATACGATCAGCTCTGCAAGACATTGAAAAGTTGGAGGGTGTATTTGGGACAATAGTTGGATGGGGCTATACGAACCAAACAACTCGTTCAGCCCAATTGCTGGAGGCTTACATACCGGTGGTGAGTGCGAAGGATTGTTTGAAAAGTGATCGTACATTTTACCAACAAGTTCTAAAGACGAAAGTGTACTGCGCTGGCAGCCGGAATGGTACCTCCAGCTGTAAAGGTGATAGCGGTGGCGGCATGTTCTTCCAAATAGGTGGCTACTGGTTTTTGCGCGGGTTAACATCGTTTTTCAAGCGGGACGAAACTAGCTTGGTCTGTACTTCGAAAGAGTATATTGTGTATACCGATGTGGCGAGATATCTGGATTGGATCCGTGATCAGGATGTAGAGTTTTACGATCCGCTGGAGAACGCACCAATAGCCAATGATGTTCCGGCCAATTATAGCAATATGCTGCTACCGCTATCGATCGACCCCGAGAAGGAAGAGTTCTTGCTGCAGCATACAAGCAACGTAAGCACACCGATAATCGAACCTGTTCCGAGCGATGATAACCCGACGCTGCTACGACTAACGGTTGACCCCAAGACGAAGAAGTTCTTGCAGCAGCATAAGGGTAAATTGTTGCTTAGGGTGAAGCTGAATGGCAGAAAAGCGGAGAGTTTATTCCAATAG
- the LOC125767905 gene encoding chymotrypsinogen B-like gives MVGLWCSGWLVLFASAVLLIQSSAQRCGQVQVMKQGLIFGGAASKPGMWPWHIALYHYEFLGTKSYKCGGTIINRETILTAYHCVVENNRLIAADRLVALAGLFDLDIGGDTLQENQVFDIIFPPGASARTFDDDIAILKMKSQFAYGDYVQPICIRSVPQDIGQLVGVFGTVVGWGYTEHKTTSAVLRQANIPVVSADDCLKSDRNLYSQVLTTKVYCAGSRNGTSSCNGDSGGGMFFRMGGYWFLRGLTSFSSQNETEIGICNSYGYVVYTDVAKYLDWMSDKGVRFDDPLHSQPVPTPTSRPVPSDGSTTLLRLSVDPKTKKFLEQHKGNVLLRVQLNGRKVESLFQ, from the exons ATGGTCGGTCTGTGGTGTAGCGGATGGTTGGTATTATTTGCATCCGCCGTCTTGTTGATACAATCTTCCGCCCAACGATGTGGCCAGGTGCAGGTGATGAAACAGGGACTCATTTTTGGTGGTGCTGCATCCAAGCCGGGCATGTGGCCATGGCACATAGCACTGTATCATTATGAATTCCTCGGTACAAAGTCGTACAAATGTGGCGGCACGATCATAAACCGCGAAACTATTCTTACTG CGTATCACtgtgtggtggaaaataatCGACTGATCGCAGCGGATCGTCTCGTAGCCCTAGCGGGATTGTTTGATCTGGATATAGGTGGCGATACCCTTCAGGAGAATCAAGTGTTTGACATTATCTTCCCACCCGGAGCAAGTGCGCGTACGTTCGATGACGACATAGCGATACTGAAGATGAAATCACAGTTCGCTTACGGCGACTACGTACAGCCTATCTGCATACGATCGGTACCGCAGGACATTGGCCAATTAGTAGGTGTATTCGGGACCGTGGTTGGATGGGGTTATACGGAGCATAAAACCACTTCTGCCGTGTTACGTCAAGCCAACATACCGGTGGTGAGTGCGGATGATTGTTTGAAGAGCGATCGTAACCTCTACAGCCAGGTTTTGACGACGAAAGTGTACTGCGCTGGGAGCCGCAATGGTACCTCCAGCTGTAATGGTGACAGCGGTGGTGGCATGTTCTTTCGAATGGGTGGCTACTGGTTTTTGCGCGGCTTAACATCGTTTTCCTCGCAGAACGAGACCGAGATTGGAATCTGTAATTCGTACGGTTACGTTGTGTATACCGATGTGGCGAAATATCTCGATTGGATGAGTGATAAGGGCGTACGATTTGATGATCCGCTGCATAGCCAACCTGTTCCGACACCGACAAGCAGACCTGTTCCGAGCGATGGTAGCACAACGTTGCTACGGCTATCGGTTGACCCCAAGACGAAAAAGTTCTTGGAGCAGCACAAGGGTAACGTGCTACTGAGGGTTCAACTGAATGGCAGAAAGGTGGAGAGTTTATTCCAATAG
- the LOC125767918 gene encoding uncharacterized protein LOC125767918 yields MVPFTLLISTIVLSVGLCTANTLHGNSFDAIKGCLQFDDVPGYNDTPVYFATNTFRNVGRTSNSRYFRIGIVGANDGHIRFGRSAFPFDENVVELVLSGWGNTQSVARRQIRRRNQSFNNVLLKEASTPKLLHRSRPFVFRMEVFENGRVQLTKDGERRPFFEYSDSQNVIPADYMAFVKWDVNLIYFYDCPLNDDGGVSDESVLLRCSLA; encoded by the exons ATGGTCCCCTTTACATTGTTAATTTCGACGATCGTTCTGTCGGTGGGGCTTTGTACAGCGAATACGTTGCACGGTAATTCCTTTGACG CAATTAAAGGATGCCTGCAGTTTGACGATGTGCCTGGATATAACGATACACCGGTGTACTTTGCCACAAACACGTTCCGAAATGTGGGCCGCACTAGTAACTCTCGCTACTTCCGGATTGGCATAGTCGGTGCCAACGATGGCCACATTCGCTTCGGACGATCGGCATTCCCTTTCGATGAAAACGTCGTAGAGCTGGTGCTAAGTGGCTGGGGTAATACACAGTCGGTAGCTCGAAGGCAGATACGTCGCCGAAATCAATCGTTCAACAATGTGCTGTTGAAGGAAGCTTCCACACCGAAATTGCTGCACCGATCGAGACCGTTTGTGTTCCGGATGGAAGTGTTCGAGAATGGACGTGTCCAGCTgacgaaagatggtgaacggCGACCATTTTTCGAGTACAGCGATAGCCAGAATGTGATTCCAGCGGATTATATGGCGTTCGTAAAGTGGGACgtgaatttgatttatttctacGATTGTCCGTTGAACGATGACGGTGGAGTTAGCGACGAGTCAGTGCTTTTACGCTGCAGCCTTGCTTAA
- the LOC125767920 gene encoding uncharacterized protein LOC125767920, with translation MKLLSIVVIVVVVEVFEIAALHGNPFDVIRGCKQYDKVEPYDAALTYFPTTSLLHVGQTENSKYFKIAILGPNDGHIRFGNSLYPYDKYVIEIVLGGWVNTKSVGRHQYRKASNANNNSLLVEAQTPNVMSQFQPIMFVLEVFNNGTVQVSIDGQDHPFLSFNDSKRIPANYMAFTKWDNDLIYFYDCPLEDVNGSHDSLLLNCTVV, from the exons ATGAAATTGTTGTCCATTGTAGTGATTGTAGTGGTCGTTGAGGTGTTTGAGATTGCGGCATTGCATGGGAATCCATTCGATG TGATCAGAGGTTGTAAGCAGTACGACAAAGTTGAGCCCTACGATGCAGCGCTTACATACTTCCCGACAACGAGTCTGCTCCACGTTGGCCAAACCGAAAACTCTAAGTACTTTAAAATTGCAATCTTAGGACCGAATGATGGGCATATTCGGTTCGGGAATTCCTTATATCCATACGATAAGTATGTGATAGAGATTG TACTCGGAGGATGGGTAAATACCAAAAGTGTAGGACGACACCAATATCGTAAAGCCTCGAATGCGAACAACAATTCCCTGCTGGTAGAGGCACAAACACCGAATGTAATGTCCCAGTTCCAGCCCATCATGTTCGTGCTGGAAGTGTTCAACAATGGAACGGTACAAGTGAGCATCGACGGACAAGATCATCCTTTCCTGTCGTTCAACGATAGTAAGCGTATTCCTGCTAATTATATGGCGTTCACCAAATGGGACAACGATTTGATTTACTTCTACGATTGTCCTCTGGAGGATGTAAACGGTTCGCACGATTCCTTGCTTTTGAACTGCACTGTTGTCTAA
- the LOC125767919 gene encoding uncharacterized protein LOC125767919, protein MKLLSIVVIVVVVEVFEIGALHRNPFDVVRGCKQYDNVGSYDASLTYFPTTSLLHVGQTQNSKYFKLAVLGSNDGIIRFGESLYPYDKYVIEIVLGGWTNTKSAGRQQYRNASNANNNNQLVQVQTPNLLSQFQPTMFVLEVFNNGTVQVSIDGQDHPFLSFNDSQRIPVNYMTFTKWDKDLVLFYDCPLKDVNAFYNSLLLNCTVV, encoded by the exons ATGAAATTGTTGTCCATTGTAGTGATTGTAGTGGTCGTTGAGGTGTTTGAGATCGGGGCATTGCACAGGAATCCATTCGATG TGGTCAGAGGATGTAAGCAGTACGACAACGTTGGATCCTACGATGCATCTCTTACATACTTCCCGACAACAAGTCTGCTCCACGTTGGCCAAACACAAAACTCCAAATACTTTAAACTCGCAGTGCTAGGGTCGAATGATGGAATTATTCGGTTCGGAGAATCCTTATATCCATACGATAAGTATGTGATAGAGATTG TACTTGGAGGATGGACAAATACCAAAAGTGCTGGACGGCAACAGTATCGTAATGCATCGAATGCGAACAACAATAACCAGTTAGTGCAAGTACAAACACCGAATTTATTGTCGCAGTTCCAACCGACCATGTTCGTGCTGGAAGTGTTCAACAATGGAACGGTACAGGTTAGCATCGACGGACAAGATCATCCTTTCCTGTCGTTCAACGATAGCCAGCGTATTCCTGTTAATTATATGACGTTCACCAAATGGGACAAGGACTTGGTTTTGTTCTACGATTGTCCTCTGAAGGATGTAAACGCTTTTTACAATTCGTTGCTTTTGAACTGTACTGTTGTCTAA